One Mycolicibacterium fallax genomic window, GTGGAGCCGGACGCCGCGGAGATGCACGCCGGCCCGGTGCCGCCGGCCGGCGGCGCCGGCGCCTTCGTGCGGGCCTCCGGCATGGCGCTGCCGTTCGCCGACGACAGCGTCGAGGTCTGCCTGTCCTCCAACGTCGCCGAGCACGTCCGGCACCCGTGGCGGCTCGGCGCGGAGATGCTCCGCGTCACCCGGCCGGGCGGGCTGGCGATCCTGTCCTACACGGTGTGGCTGGGCCCGTTCGGCGGCCACGAAATGGGCCTGACGCACTACCTCGGCGGGGCGCGGGCGGCGGCCCGCTACACCCGCAAACACGGCCATCCGCCGAAGAACAACTATGGCTCGTCGTTGTTCGCGGTGTCGGCCGCCGACGGCCTGGACTGGGCCCGCAGCACCGGCACCCTGGTCGCCGCATTCCCGCGCTACCACCCGCGATGGGCGTGGGGCATGACGGCGCTGCCGGGGCTGCGGGAGTTGCTGGTGAGCAATTTGGTGCTGGTTCTTTCCCCACCG contains:
- a CDS encoding class I SAM-dependent methyltransferase, encoding MAITDALARRATLRRSVRLLGEFRFEQRDPARFYGALADDTAAMVDELWSGRHPGAGLAGTTVLDVGGGPGYFADAFAGLGARYIGVEPDAAEMHAGPVPPAGGAGAFVRASGMALPFADDSVEVCLSSNVAEHVRHPWRLGAEMLRVTRPGGLAILSYTVWLGPFGGHEMGLTHYLGGARAAARYTRKHGHPPKNNYGSSLFAVSAADGLDWARSTGTLVAAFPRYHPRWAWGMTALPGLRELLVSNLVLVLSPPVPSD